Proteins found in one Zea mays cultivar B73 chromosome 1, Zm-B73-REFERENCE-NAM-5.0, whole genome shotgun sequence genomic segment:
- the LOC103634626 gene encoding probable phospholipid hydroperoxide glutathione peroxidase 6, mitochondrial — MAAASSVHGFTVKDASGEDVHLSTFKGKVLLIVNVASQCGLTNSNYTELAQLHEMYKDQDFEILAFPCNQFGGQEPGTSEEIVQLVCARFKAKYPILHKVDVNGEDAAPIYKFLKSSKTGPMGEDIKWNFAKFLVDRQGHVAERYAPTTYPLSIQKDIKKLLGGSY; from the exons ATGGCTGCCGCCAGCTCCGTCCACGGCTTCACCGTCAAG gaCGCAAGCGGCGAAGACGTGCACCTGAGCACCTTCAAGGGCAAGGTTCTCCTCATCGTCAACGTCGCATCACAGTG TGGCCTGACCAACTCCAACTACACGGAGCTTGCCCAGCTACACGAGATGTACAAGGACCAGG ATTTCGAGATCCTTGCGTTCCCGTGCAACCAGTTCGGCGGGCAGGAGCCCGGCACGAGCGAGGAGATCGTCCAGCTCGTCTGCGCTCGCTTCAAGGCCAAGTACCCGATTCTTCACAAG GTCGATGTGAACGGCGAGGACGCTGCGCCCATCTACAAGTTTCTGAAATCCAGCAAGACCGGCCCCATGGGCGAAGACATCAAGTGGAACTTCGCCAAGTTCTTGGTGGACAGACAGGGGCATGTCGCCGAGCGGTATGCTCCGACCACCTACCCACTCAGCATCCAG AAGGACATCAAGAAGCTGCTCGGCGGGAGCTATTGA
- the LOC103634627 gene encoding E3 ubiquitin-protein ligase EL5 — MDTDSGGIAPAPHGRVSSRASSALAALSVLVVLLYLVWRFIWQCRKHGTRSNATGGATAPPATSSARPLSCPSRDATAAYGPPRATTASPLSLSVPVPVATVRSGADGKVECAVCLAEAGDGEAATRLVLGCGHGFHAECIQAWLRVSTTCPLCRAAAPQSVPRYDSSV, encoded by the coding sequence ATGGACACCGATAGCGGTGGCATTGCGCCGGCGCCGCACGGGCGGGTCTCCAGCCGCGCCTCGTCAGCGCTGGCGGCCCTGAGCGTCCTCGTCGTGCTGCTCTACCTCGTGTGGCGCTTCATCTGGCAGTGCAGGAAGCACGGAACCAGAAGCAACGCCACCGGCGGCGCTACCGCTCCTCCAGCCACCTCGTCCGCTCGGCCGCTGTCTTGCCCGTCTCGGGACGCGACGGCGGCCTACGGACCGCCTCGCGCAACGACGGCATCGCCGCTCTCGCTCTCGGTGCCCGTGCCCGTGGCCACGGTACGCAGCGGCGCGGACGGCAAGGTCGAGTGCGCGGTGTGCCTTGCGGAGGCCGGGGACGGCGAGGCCGCTACGCGGCTCGTGCTGGGCTGCGGCCACGGGTTCCACGCGGAGTGCATCCAGGCGTGGTTGCGAGTGAGCACGACGTGCCCGCTCTGCCGCGCCGCCGCACCGCAGAGTGTTCCACGGTACGACAGCAGCGTGTGA
- the LOC542091 gene encoding sucrose synthase 2 — protein MSAPKLDRNPSIRDRVEDTLHAHRNELVALLSKYVNKGKGILQPHHILDALDEVQGSGGRALAEGPFLDVLRSAQEAIVLPPFVAIAVRPRPGVWEYVRVNVHELSVEQLTVSEYLRFKEELVDGQHNDPYVLELDFEPFNVSVPRPNRSSSIGNGVQFLNRHLSSIMFRNRDCLEPLLDFLRGHRHKGHVMMLNDRIQSLGRLQSVLTKAEEHLSKLPADTPYSQFAYKFQEWGLEKGWGDTAGHVLEMIHLLLDIIQAPDPSTLEKFLGRIPMIFNVVVVSPHGYFGQANVLGLPDTGGQIVYILDQVRALENEMVLRLKKQGLDVSPKILIVTRLIPDAKGTSCNQRLERISGTQHTYILRVPFRNENGILKKWISRFDVWPYLETFAEDAAGEIAAELQGTPDFIIGNYSDGNLVASLLSYKMGITQCNIAHALEKTKYPDSDIFWKNFDEKYHFSCQFTADIIAMNNADFIITSTYQEIAGSKNTVGQYESHTAFTLPGLYRVVHGIDVFDPKFNIVSPGADMSIYFPHTEKAKRLTSLHGSIENLIYDPEQNDEHIGHLDDRSKPILFSMARLDRVKNITGLVEAFAKCAKLRELVNLVVVAGYNDVNKSKDREEIAEIEKMHELIKTHNLFGQFRWISAQTNRARNGELYRYIADTHGAFVQPAFYEAFGLTVVEAMTCGLPTFATLHGGPAEIIEHGVSGFHIDPYHPEQAANLMADFFDRCKQDPDHWVKISGAGLQRIYEKYTWKIYSERLMTLAGVYGFWKYVSKLERRETRRYLEMFYILKFRELAKTVPLAIDQPQ, from the exons ATGTCTGCGCCGAAGCTGGACCGCAACCCGAGCATCCGCGACCGCGTCGAGGACACCCTCCACGCGCACCGCAACGAGCTCGTCGCCCTCCTGTCCAA GTACGTGAACAAGGGGAAGGGCATCCTGCAGCCGCACCACATCCTCGACGCGCTCGACGAGGTCCAGGGCTCCGggggccgcgcgctagccgagGGACCCTTCCTCGACGTCCTCCGCTCCGCGCAG GAGGCGATCGTGCTGCCGCCGTTCGTGGCCATCGCGGTGCGCCCGCGCCCGGGAGTTTGGGAGTACGTCCGCGTCAACGTTCACGAGCTCAGCGTCGAGCAGCTCACAGTCTCGGAGTACCTCCGCTTCAAGGAGGAGCTTGTCGACGGCCA GCACAATGATCCCTACGTTCTCGAGCTTGACTTCGAGCCGTTCAATGTCTCAGTCCCACGCCCAAATCGGTCATCATCTATTGGAAACGGTGTGCAGTTCCTCAACCGACACTTGTCCTCAATCATGTTCCGCAACAGGGATTGCTTGGAGCCCCTGTTGGATTTCCTCCGTGGCCACCGGCACAAGGGGCAT GTTATGATGCTTAATGATAGAATACAAAGCTTGGGGAGGCTTCAGTCTGTGCTGACCAAAGCTGAGGAGCACTTGTCAAAGCTCCCTGCTGACACACCATACTCACAATTTGCTTATAA ATTTCAAGAGTGGGGCCTGGAGAAAGGTTGGGGTGATACAGCAGGACATGTTTTGGAAATGATCCATCTCCTTCTAGACATCATTCAGGCGCCAGACCCATCTACCCTAGAGAAATTCTTGGGGAGGATCCCCATGATTTTTAACGTTGTTGTGGTATCCCCTCATGGATACTTTGGTCAAGCTAATGTATTAGGCTTGCCAGACACAGGAGGACAG ATCGTCTATATACTGGACCAAGTCCGTGCACTAGAAAATGAGATGGTTCTCCGTTTAAAGAAACAAGGGCTTGATGTTTCCCCAAAGATTCTCATT GTTACTCGGCTGATACCAGATGCAAAAGGAACATCATGCAATCAGCGGCTTGAGAGAATTAGTGGAACACAACATACTTACATATTACGAGTTCCCTTCAGAAATGAAAATGGGATACTTAAGAAATGGATATCAAGATTTGATGTGTGGCCATATCTGGAAACATTTGCTGAG GATGCTGCTGGTGAAATTGCTGCTGAATTACAAGGTACTCCAGACTTCATAATTGGAAACTACAGTGATGGAAATCTTGTGGCGTCATTGCTATCTTACAAGATGGGAATTACCCAG TGCAACATTGCTCATGCTCTAGAAAAGACTAAGTATCCAGATTCAGACATATTTTGGAAGAATTTCGATGAGAAGTACCATTTCTCCTGCCAGTTCACTGCTGATATAATTGCTATGAACAATGCTGATTTTATCATCACCAGCACATACCAAGAAATTGCTGGAAG CAAAAATACTGTTGGACAGTATGAGAGTCATACTGCCTTTACTCTGCCTGGTCTGTACCGAGTTGTCCATGGGATCGATGTCTTCGATCCAAAGTTCAATATAGTCTCTCCTGGAGCTGACATGTCCATATACTTTCCACATACCGAGAAGGCCAAGCGACTCACCTCTCTTCATGGTTCAATCGAAAATTTGATTTATGACCCGGAGCAAAACGATGAACACAT TGGGCATCTGGATGACCGGTCAAAGCCCATCCTCTTCTCCATGGCAAGACTCGACAGGGTGAAGAACATAACAGGGCTGGTCGAAGCTTTTGCTAAGTGCGCTAAGCTGAGGGAGCTGGTAAACCTTGTCGTCGTTGCCGGGTACAATGATGTCAACAAGTCCAAGGACAGGGAAGAGATCGCGGAGATAGAGAAGATGCATGAACTCATCAAGACCCACAACTTGTTCGGGCAGTTCCGCTGGATCTCTGCCCAGACAAACAGGGCCCGTAACGGCGAGCTCTATCGCTACATCGCTGATACCCATGGTGCTTTCGtacag CCGGCCTTCTATGAAGCGTTCGGTCTCACCGTCGTTGAGGCCATGACCTGTGGGCTTCCTACTTTCGCGACGCTCCATGGAGGTCCAGCTGAGATCATAGAGCATGGCGTCTCGGGCTTCCACATTGACCCGTACCACCCCGAACAGGCTGCTAATCTGATGGCCGACTTCTTCGACCGGTGCAAGCAAGACCCAGATCACTGGGTGAAAATATCTGGAGCAGGGCTGCAGCGCATATACGAGAA GTACACATGGAAGATATACTCAGAGAGGTTGATGACACTGGCCGGGGTCTACGGTTTCTGGAAGTACGTGTCGAAGCTCGAGAGGCGGGAGACGAGGCGCTACCTTGAGATGTTCTACATACTGAAGTTCCGCGAGCTG GCGAAGACCGTGCCGCTTGCAATTGACCAACCGCAGTAG
- the LOC542091 gene encoding sucrose synthase 2 isoform X1: protein MSAPKLDRNPSIRDRVEDTLHAHRNELVALLSKYVNKGKGILQPHHILDALDEVQGSGGRALAEGPFLDVLRSAQEAIVLPPFVAIAVRPRPGVWEYVRVNVHELSVEQLTVSEYLRFKEELVDGQHNDPYVLELDFEPFNVSVPRPNRSSSIGNGVQFLNRHLSSIMFRNRDCLEPLLDFLRGHRHKGHVMMLNDRIQSLGRLQSVLTKAEEHLSKLPADTPYSQFAYKFQEWGLEKGWGDTAGHVLEMIHLLLDIIQAPDPSTLEKFLGRIPMIFNVVVVSPHGYFGQANVLGLPDTGGQIVYILDQVRALENEMVLRLKKQGLDVSPKILIVTRLIPDAKGTSCNQRLERISGTQHTYILRVPFRNENGILKKWISRFDVWPYLETFAEDAAGEIAAELQGTPDFIIGNYSDGNLVASLLSYKMGITQCNIAHALEKTKYPDSDIFWKNFDEKYHFSCQFTADIIAMNNADFIITSTYQEIAGSGHLDDRSKPILFSMARLDRVKNITGLVEAFAKCAKLRELVNLVVVAGYNDVNKSKDREEIAEIEKMHELIKTHNLFGQFRWISAQTNRARNGELYRYIADTHGAFVQPAFYEAFGLTVVEAMTCGLPTFATLHGGPAEIIEHGVSGFHIDPYHPEQAANLMADFFDRCKQDPDHWVKISGAGLQRIYEKYTWKIYSERLMTLAGVYGFWKYVSKLERRETRRYLEMFYILKFRELAKTVPLAIDQPQ from the exons ATGTCTGCGCCGAAGCTGGACCGCAACCCGAGCATCCGCGACCGCGTCGAGGACACCCTCCACGCGCACCGCAACGAGCTCGTCGCCCTCCTGTCCAA GTACGTGAACAAGGGGAAGGGCATCCTGCAGCCGCACCACATCCTCGACGCGCTCGACGAGGTCCAGGGCTCCGggggccgcgcgctagccgagGGACCCTTCCTCGACGTCCTCCGCTCCGCGCAG GAGGCGATCGTGCTGCCGCCGTTCGTGGCCATCGCGGTGCGCCCGCGCCCGGGAGTTTGGGAGTACGTCCGCGTCAACGTTCACGAGCTCAGCGTCGAGCAGCTCACAGTCTCGGAGTACCTCCGCTTCAAGGAGGAGCTTGTCGACGGCCA GCACAATGATCCCTACGTTCTCGAGCTTGACTTCGAGCCGTTCAATGTCTCAGTCCCACGCCCAAATCGGTCATCATCTATTGGAAACGGTGTGCAGTTCCTCAACCGACACTTGTCCTCAATCATGTTCCGCAACAGGGATTGCTTGGAGCCCCTGTTGGATTTCCTCCGTGGCCACCGGCACAAGGGGCAT GTTATGATGCTTAATGATAGAATACAAAGCTTGGGGAGGCTTCAGTCTGTGCTGACCAAAGCTGAGGAGCACTTGTCAAAGCTCCCTGCTGACACACCATACTCACAATTTGCTTATAA ATTTCAAGAGTGGGGCCTGGAGAAAGGTTGGGGTGATACAGCAGGACATGTTTTGGAAATGATCCATCTCCTTCTAGACATCATTCAGGCGCCAGACCCATCTACCCTAGAGAAATTCTTGGGGAGGATCCCCATGATTTTTAACGTTGTTGTGGTATCCCCTCATGGATACTTTGGTCAAGCTAATGTATTAGGCTTGCCAGACACAGGAGGACAG ATCGTCTATATACTGGACCAAGTCCGTGCACTAGAAAATGAGATGGTTCTCCGTTTAAAGAAACAAGGGCTTGATGTTTCCCCAAAGATTCTCATT GTTACTCGGCTGATACCAGATGCAAAAGGAACATCATGCAATCAGCGGCTTGAGAGAATTAGTGGAACACAACATACTTACATATTACGAGTTCCCTTCAGAAATGAAAATGGGATACTTAAGAAATGGATATCAAGATTTGATGTGTGGCCATATCTGGAAACATTTGCTGAG GATGCTGCTGGTGAAATTGCTGCTGAATTACAAGGTACTCCAGACTTCATAATTGGAAACTACAGTGATGGAAATCTTGTGGCGTCATTGCTATCTTACAAGATGGGAATTACCCAG TGCAACATTGCTCATGCTCTAGAAAAGACTAAGTATCCAGATTCAGACATATTTTGGAAGAATTTCGATGAGAAGTACCATTTCTCCTGCCAGTTCACTGCTGATATAATTGCTATGAACAATGCTGATTTTATCATCACCAGCACATACCAAGAAATTGCTGGAAG TGGGCATCTGGATGACCGGTCAAAGCCCATCCTCTTCTCCATGGCAAGACTCGACAGGGTGAAGAACATAACAGGGCTGGTCGAAGCTTTTGCTAAGTGCGCTAAGCTGAGGGAGCTGGTAAACCTTGTCGTCGTTGCCGGGTACAATGATGTCAACAAGTCCAAGGACAGGGAAGAGATCGCGGAGATAGAGAAGATGCATGAACTCATCAAGACCCACAACTTGTTCGGGCAGTTCCGCTGGATCTCTGCCCAGACAAACAGGGCCCGTAACGGCGAGCTCTATCGCTACATCGCTGATACCCATGGTGCTTTCGtacag CCGGCCTTCTATGAAGCGTTCGGTCTCACCGTCGTTGAGGCCATGACCTGTGGGCTTCCTACTTTCGCGACGCTCCATGGAGGTCCAGCTGAGATCATAGAGCATGGCGTCTCGGGCTTCCACATTGACCCGTACCACCCCGAACAGGCTGCTAATCTGATGGCCGACTTCTTCGACCGGTGCAAGCAAGACCCAGATCACTGGGTGAAAATATCTGGAGCAGGGCTGCAGCGCATATACGAGAA GTACACATGGAAGATATACTCAGAGAGGTTGATGACACTGGCCGGGGTCTACGGTTTCTGGAAGTACGTGTCGAAGCTCGAGAGGCGGGAGACGAGGCGCTACCTTGAGATGTTCTACATACTGAAGTTCCGCGAGCTG GCGAAGACCGTGCCGCTTGCAATTGACCAACCGCAGTAG